The Nycticebus coucang isolate mNycCou1 chromosome 10, mNycCou1.pri, whole genome shotgun sequence sequence GAGAAATAGTATGAATCTGGGAAGACACCCTGGTCTGTGGCCTGGTTCACTGAGTGGATGGCAGGGCTAGTCCTAAGACCAGGACCCTGGAGAGAAGCAGGATTTGGTGTAAGATTTCAAGTTCATTACAGAATTTGTTGAGTGTGaaattcttctggggcattccaGTGAGAAATCCGGGAGGCCATTGAATAAGTGAGTCTAGAGGATTCTGGGATGGGGGCAAGGTGGCTGTAGCAGAAGTGTGGAGCCCTGGCCATTGGTGGGGCTGATGTTGGGGTCAGGGTAAGACTTTGGATTACTAGCGGATCATTGGAACATTGGAAGAATTATGGGGATCAGTGAAATTTTGGAAGCAGAGGTAGGTTTTGAAGAAAGTGAAGTTGTTGAAGATAGTAAAGTCATGGAGATATGTATTGGATGTTGGTGGAAAATATGGAGGAGTTGGGCGATAGTGTTAATCAGTTGTTGGTCACATGAAGTCCTTGGAGTTTTGTGGAGACATTGGGGTCAGCAGGGATTTGGGGGATCGTCAAGGGTGGGGAGGAGTGGTTGCTGTGGTCAATTGGGAATTTTAAGATGTCGGTAGGAAACACTGGGGGTCAGCAGGGTGTTATGTTGGGAGTCATAGGAGACACCAGGGTCACCTTGGGTCAGCTGTGACGTCATGGGAAAGCTAGACTATGGCTGAGGCCTTCTCTTGCGGGTCCCTCCGTTGCTAGGCAAACCGTTCCCAGGGCACGGTTGCTAGGGACTTGAAGTTTCTCACGGGACACGCCCCTTTCCGCTGAGGGCCCCGCCCCCGAAGCCAACCACAAGTCGGTCCCGGACACGAAGGCCGCGCCCACTTTTTCgcccctccctcagccccagaACCGTTACCCGAGCGACCGCAGGGGTTCGTCCGGCCTCTGATCCGGGGTGCCAATCGAAGAGGCGTCGCCTGGGCAACAACCCTACCTTTTCCGGTGCAAGTCCGTGGCTTCCGTCAGGGGGCCTGGCGGCGGGCGGCGGGGCCCGTGGGGCGCCCAATATGGCGGCGGGCGGCGCGGAGGGCGGCGCGGGCCCCGGCGCCGCCATGGGGGACTGCGCGGAGATCAAGTCGCAGTTCCGCACCCGCGAGGGCTTTTACAAGCTGCTCCCCGGCGACTGCGCTGCTCGCAGGTCGGGTCCGGCTTCTGCCCAGACCCCGGCGCCTCCCCAGCCGCCGCAGCCCCCGCCCGGCCCTGCCTCCGCCTCCGGCCCAGGCGCTGCGGGCCCCGCCTCATCCCCGTTGCCCTCAGGCCCTGGACCCGGGCCCGCGCTGCCAGCCGTGCGCCTCAGCCTCGTGCGCCTTGGGGAGCCTGACAGTGCCGGGGCCGGGGAGCCGCCCGCCACGCCCGCGGGGCTGGGCGCCGGGGGAGACAGGGTCTGCTTCAACTTGGGCCGCGAGCTCTATTTCTACCCCGGCTGCTGTCGCCGCGGGAGCCAACGGGTGAGCAGCCTGCATCCTGGGGCCCTGGGTTCTGAGAGGATGAGGTTCCCCAAATTGACTTGGGGTCCTGAAATAGGCATCCTTGATGTGATGGACATCTCCAGGGGGACAGGATTCTTGGAGGTAATGCAGGAAAGGCGATGGCAGGTCTTCGGGTGCTGGGCGTCCTGGAGGTGATGGGAAAATCCTCCTCTCTCCCCGTTAGGCGTAGGTGGGATGGAGAGTGTTCTGGATGTGATGGGGCATCTGAAATGATGTGGCACCCCCAGGTTCTGCGGTGGCAAGCTTTCTGCAGGTGATGGGGAATCCTGAGCTGATGCAGGCTCAGAGGTGATAGAGAACCCAGAAGTGTTTCGGTATGGTGGTATAGGAGGGGTCTTGAGATGGGACAGCCCAGACATAAGGGAAATTCTGGAAGCGGTGGAGGCCTTAGAGATAATAGGGATCCAGGCTAAATgggatcttagaagaaaatagaggTCTGGAGATAATGAGAGTCCTGGAGGAAATGGAAATCCCTAAGTTGATGGGTGATCTGAAGGGGATGAGAGGCTGGGGTAGGAGAAATCCTCAGGTGTGATGGATCCTCCTGAGGTGATGTATGTTCCAGAGGGGCATGTGATCCCCAGAGTGATGAAGATCCTAAGAGCTGAAAAGTGATGAATGTACTAAAATGTGGGGCATCCTGAGGTCTGATGGGTCCCTGAACTGTGGTAAGGGTCCTGAGGTTTAGGAACTCCAAAGTGAGGGATATCCTGGGATGTTTTGGGCTTTATAGCCCTGGGGAATTTGGGTGACCCCAAGGAGTTGGGGTCTTGGGATATTTTAGTACTAAATCTCAAAGGAGTTGCTGAGGTTATGAGGGTGGGACTGGAAAGGAATCAAGAAGCTCAGGGACTGTGAGGACCCCAGATCATGATGCTATGGGCAAGGGTTACCCCGAAGTCAGGGTTGGAGGTCCAACTCTGGGGTGGCACTATGGTCTCTGGAGGGGTGGGGTCCTTACAGTCTTTTCCACCTGTTTTGTCTGCCATGGAACCCTTTCCTGTCTGTGGttgcctcctctctctccacccacccatccacctacCCACTTCCCACAGAGATTTAACCCTGCTTCCTCTTAGTGGTTTCCTCCAACCTCAacaccctcttccttcctctcagtAGTATAcatcattaactttttttctccCACTACTCAAGTCCATTGACCTCAACAAGCCAATTGACAAGCGGATCTACAAAGGCACTCAGCCCACCTGCCATGATTTCAACCAGTTCACTGCTGCCACAGAGACCATCTCCTTGCTGGTGGGCTTCTCAGCTGGTCAGGTGCAGTACCTGGATCTCATCAAGAAGGACACCAGCAAGTTATTCAATGAGGAGGTGATTGCTGCCCCCAGAGCCCAGAACTGCTCCCTCCCATCCCTGATGCAATATTTGTCATTAGGCTGCAGCTGCCAGGGGAGCTACATAGGCCTGAGAGGGCAGGATGAGTGAGGGATGGGGAATGGGATAAGAGCAGCTAATAATGACAGCTGCTCTTGCTGTGTGAGCTCTGTTCTAAACACTACTCCTTGAGCTTTCATCAACCAGTGGGTAAGGGGTTGTGatgcccattttgcagattagAGAACTGAGGTTAGTACCTGATTAGGACTTACTTGATGCCCTTGCTTTTCAAATCCTGGGCTCTGTGGGCTTTGGATTCAAATCCCTGCTGCACTATTTACTCACTGTGTCAGTGACTTTGGGATGGTGACTGTTCTCTAAGCCTTGCTTTTCCTCCTCTGCAAATTGGGATTCTCATCCCTATCTCATAGGAATGCTGTTGTAAAATAATACATGGAGATTGCTTAGTCCTGGGCTAACTTGGCACATGAGGAAATGCCAGCAAATGACCTTATCTGCCTTCAGGTATTGCTTTTATCCTCTTATCTAGTTTTCTCTGATCCAGAAGAGGTGTTCCATAAATATTCTCAGAATGAGTGAGTAGCTGAAGAAAGTGAGTTGAccgtgaatggattaaaaattcaTTAGCTTGTCCATTTATAAAATAGTGATTGAGCATCCatcctgtgccaggcactgttccaagcCCTAGGGATATCGCATCTCAGGGGATTGAACAGACAGAAGGCCCTGCCATTGTGGAGCTTTCATTCTAGTTGGGGAGACAGACAGTTATCATGTATACTGTGTGCCAGCAGGTATTAAGGCCCCTGGAGAAAAGTGCAGCAGGGAAAGGGGCTGAGGAGACTTGGTGAGTTCAATATAGTGGTCAGGAAAGGCCTCACTTACCAAGGCGTGGTAATGAAATAAAGACCCGGAAGAGGTGGGAAAAGTTACCTGGGGAAGGACAGTAGTACGAACAGAGGGGACATGTAGTACGAACACCCTGAAGCAGGACAGCAAAAAGGCCGAGTGGCTAGAGCAGTGACTGGGGGAGAGAGGATAGTAGATGATTTCCATGAAATAATGGAGGGGCTGGCCCACGCAGAGTCTAGAAACCCATGGAAAAGACTTTACCTTTTACTCTTAGATGGGAAGCCTGTGGAGGAGCCTTTCTCAACCAGGGTACACCTGACCCATAAAAGGCAGAAATGCTGCAAGTGATTATTTGCTCAATTTTCCAAAGAATGGGAGGCAACTTGGGTCCCAGGAGGAGAAGTTCATGATATGTAATGGCTGCCTGAGAGTGTTAGGGCCATAATCTCTGGAACCCTGGGTGAGAGGCTGTACCATGTTCGGAGCAGGACAGTGCCAGGTGCTGGCTGACATGTACCAGCATCTCTCTGGCAACTGCAGAGTATAAAGAGGCCCTGGGTAGGGGAGGCCTGAAGGCCAGTTCGGTGGCATTGCAGGCTTGATGGTACCTGAGAAGGGGGTGGCTGGAGTAGGGTGGTAAGAAGAGGTCAGGTTCTGAATGTATTTTGAAGGTTGCACCTACAGGATATGTTGAAGGGATCAAATATTAGTTGTGAGGAAAAGAGGGACAGAGGTACCTAGGATTTTGATACAAGCACTTGACAGAATGAAGTTTCCATTCATTTGTCCAGAAAAATATCTTTAAGGTACCTCCTGTGTGCACTGCTTTATAGGACAATGAATAAACTTTTTGCCTTAAGCCTGACATGTAAAGATAGGAGAAGGGTTAGACAGATAGAGAACAGTTCTATGGCAAGCAGGACTGTTCTCTCACCAAAGATGGGACATCAAGGCTCCTTGGGACTCCCTTGGCCACCTTGTAGGCAGCTCTTGTTCCCCTGTGCTTCCATGACCTAGTATCTGTCTGTCTCCCTCAGTCTGGAAGCTTCTGTCTGAGGAGGACGCAggcctggcttggcacccacTGGTTAAACAGGGGCATGTCCGAAGGCCTCTTGAGGGAGCTGGGTTGCAGAGGAGGCTGCCCACGGCTTATTGCCTTCTCCCAACCCCAGCTTGTCTCCCTTAACAGCGGTTGATTGACAAGACTAAGGTGACGTACCTGAAGTGGCTGCCTGAGTCGGAGAGCCTGTTCTTGGCGTCACATGCCAGTGGTCACCTGTACCTGTACAACGTCAGCCACCCCTGCGCCTCAGCCCCACCCCAGTACAGCCTGCTGAAGCAAGGCGAGGGCTTCTCTGTCTATGCTGCCAAGAGCAAGGCTCCTCGCAACCCACTGGCCAAGTGGGCAGTTGGTGAGGGGCCCCTCAATGAGTTTGCCTTCTCTCCTGATGGCCGGCACCTGGCCTGCGTCAGCCAGGACGGCTGCCTGCGTGTCTTCCATTTCGACTCCATGCTCCTGCGTGGGCTCATGAAGAGCTACTTTGGGGGTCTGCTCTGTGTGTGCTGGAGCCCTGATGGCCGCTACGTGGTGACAGGTGGTGAAGATGACCTGGTCACTGTGTGGTCCTTCACTGAAGGTCGTGTGGTGGCCCGGGGCCATGGCCACAAGTCTTGGGTCAACGCCGTGGCCTTTGACCCCTATACAACACGAGCAGAGGAGGCAGCGCCAACAGCTAATGGTGATGGGGAACGCAGTGGCGAGGAAGATGAGCCGGAGGCTGTGGGCACTGGCTCGGGTGGGGGCGTCCCGCTCTCCCCACTGCCCAAGACTGGCTCCATCACCTACCGCTTCGGCTCAGCAGGCCAGGACACGCAGTTCTGCCTGTGGGACCTCACTGAAGATGTGCTGCACCCTCACCCGCCCCTTGCCCGCACTCGCACCCTCCCTGGCACACCTGGCACCACGCCGCCAGCGGCCAGCAGCTCCAGGGGTggtgaacctggcccgggccccCTGCCCCGATCACTATCCCGCTCTAATAGCCTCCCACACCCAGCAGGCGGTGGCAAGGCTGGTGGCCCTGGTGGGGCCGCAGAACCAGGTACACCGTTCAGCATCGGCCGCTTTGCCACGCTCACGCTGCAGGAGCGCCGGGACCGGGGGGCTGAGAAGGAGCACAAACGCTaccacagcctgggcaacatcagTCGGGGTGGCAGTGGGGGTGGTGGCAGTGGGGACAAGCCCAGTGGCCCCACCCCCCGCAGTCGCCTGGACCCCACTAAGGTGCTGGGCACTGCACTGTGCCCACGCATCCACGAGGTGCCACTGCTAGAGCCTCTTGTGTGCAAGAAGATTGCCCAGGAGCGACTGACAGTTCTCCTGTTTCTGGAGGACTGCATCATCACCGCCTGCCAGGAGGGGCTTATCTGTACCTGGGCCCGGCCGGGCAAGGCGGTGAGTTGCCCCACATCGGCTTGCCAGGGGGCCTGATGGGACCCTTGGTAGGAGGAGGCAAGGTGTTGGTAGAGAGAGGCTTTTGTCACTATTATAGCCTCTGCCTGTTGGATGGTGGCGGCCTATGGAAATCTTAGCGTCCTAGAATGAGACTTCTCAGATCTTAGAGTAATGGGTGGCTGTGAGTAGAGAGAGGGACAGGTGTAAGGGACAGTTGCCAGTGGTGGTACCCAAGGCCTGCAATCTGAGGGGCAGGCAGCAGGCCCAGCACGACCAAGTCTTTTAGCACTTGTGACTTGAAGTAGAATCTACCAAATGGAAAATCTCTTTCTTAAATGGTAAAACTTTTTTGAGTACTTCAGGCCAAAACCCTAGTGGCAACTCTAGCTTGAGCTTATGGGTGTGGCTTCCAGCCTGGGTCTGGGTGGGCCCCTTAGCGTCCACGCCATGGGCTGGGCTGGCAATCTGAGACCTGGGTTCCATCCCACTCCCTTTGTGACCCAGAGCAAGTCACCGTCCCTCTCTGATCTCCCATTTATCACCACTTAGAACAGAGAGCCTTTAAGAGGGGCAGTGGGTGGATGTGCCTGCCTTCTCGGGTGGCTGTGAGGTTCAGAATGTCACAGTAGGCAAAGTACAGGCCTGGCACCTTCTAAGTTTGAAGCTTATCTCAGATGTCTCAGTCTTCTGGGGTGGGCTCTGACGCCCAGGATGTCAGATGTGAGGGCTACAGCTTTGTTCCTGAGATCCTCAATTTTGGAATCTTAGTGGTCTGAATCCCTAGAACTTAAGAGCACAGTGTCAGAGCCTCAGCAGCAAGTGTGTTGGGATTTGGGGAGTGTTGGTGAGTCCTGAAAGAGACCCCTCTATCTCCCTAGTTCACAGACGAGGAGACCGAGACCCAGACAGGGGAAGGAAGTTGGCCCAGGTCACCCAGCAAGTCAGTGGTAGAGGTAGGACTGCCCCTGAGTTCTTCCTCAGCATCTCAGGATCCCCCTCCCCCAGAGGTCAGAAGGGGACCCCAGTTTCTCCAACTCCGTCCCCTCATCTGCCCAGAGTCTGCCGAGGACTTTGTTGTATAAACGTGCCAATTGGCAGGACAGAAAAGCCAGCTGAGATGCAAGTTCCCCAGCCTAGAGCAGCAGCCTCTGGGGAGTCTGGGTTGGACTGAGGGATAAGGCCAGGGTGGCAGTAGCCTTGGGGACTCTGGGAGGCCCCCTCCCCATGGCACTGGCAGAAACCCCAGCTGGTCTCTAATCCATCCTGTCTCTCCCTTTCGTCTTCCCCAGGGCATCTCCTCCCAACCAGGCAACTCCCCAAGTGGCACAGTGGTGTGAAGGCCAGGATGACGGGGTTCCCCACCCCATGTCCCCAGACTCCTAGCCATAACCTCCCCATCGACCTCAAGGATCAGCATATTAACAAGACTAACCATGACTGATGGACTGCTTCGGTCCCCCACCCTGCACAAATTTTGGGGGGTCCCCCAGACTTGCCCATATACTGGGGGGATGTGGTGGCCCTTGTGGCCTCAGCCTTGTCCCCACCCACTGCCAAGTATAATGACCCCTTCCTCTGAAACATCAGTGTTACCCTCATCCCTGTCCCCAGCATGTTGACTAGTCACTCCTGAAGGGGAAACTCTCCACCCATAAGAGCCCAGCTCTGGTGTGTGCCCTCAGTTGAGAGGGTGGGGCAGAGGGTGGCCCACCCCATGCCTGGCCCCCATCCCACCCTCCCTTGCTATTGTCTGCTTTTGAAGATTGTTAAGTTATGGAAGCCCCTCAGGGCTTTCCCTGTCCCCAGGACGTCTTATTTATACTAAACTTCCCTGttttcacagcactctattctCTTTGGATGTGGCATAGAGGACGTGTATGCTTTGCTGTTGTCCTAGAATCAGTCCACTTTAACCAAAGAAAGAGGGCAGGCCTGCCTTCCCCAGCTGGCCCTCCTGCTCCCTTTTAAGAGCAGGAAAAGTTGAAGCCGGGGAAGGGAGGGAATGGAAGAGGTGGGCAGCAGGCCCTTAGGAAGGAGAGGAGCATCACTGTCCCCGTGTCTCAGAGGGCAGCCAGGCCCCCCTTCGGAGTCCTCAGCGGGCATATTTCAAAGTGTCAGAAACTCTCCAAATCCACTACTCCAGAGGCCTACCAGGGGCAGGGGGGTGCCCAGTCTTTTCCTCAGGCCTGCCCCAGTTAAGGCCCAGGGACCCAGAGCGAGTGGAGGCCATGATTCCCACCTGGGAGAACTGTTCAATCTCGAAAGAAAAGCTAAAATCCTTCCTGGTTGATTCTTAGGAGCCATGGGGAGTGGTGTCTTCCTGCTCCACTCtccaccccccccttcccccaaatgtttctgtttttaatcccagcctgagcaggaatgtggCTGCCCAGCCAGAGGCCAAGGAGCTATTTTAGGGTCTCTTGCCTGGTGAGGGCCTGCCCCACACTTGCCTCCCCCGGGCTTTGGGCAGCGGGTCACCCCTGGTTCTGGCTCCTATAGGTGTCCCCTCCTGATCTCCTTACCCTCCCTTCCCTACCTCCTGCCAAAAAAAGAGTCTGTGTAAAACAGGGCCTGAGGGCTAAATTTAACTGTCCCAAAGTCGGAATCCATCGCTGAGTCACTGAGAAATTGCCCTGCCTTCTGCCCCCCCTTCCAGTTTtcagccctttccccaccccagctCTAGAGCTTAGAACAAGGTGGTGGGGGTGGTATGGACTGGATCACCCTGATCCATTGGCCCATCTAGGCAATGGGGGCAGCTTGTCTTGGAATCTCACACCTGTGGCTTTCTTCTATGCCCTGCCATTTTATGGGGTGGGGGGCGGGCATCTTGAGGGATGAGATTCTCTATTCTAACACCCAGTCTAGCCCTGGAAAGAGGTGGGGGCTGGCTTGTGAGGGGTTAaggctgggaggtgggagggaggttggaccaaggggtggggagagaggaggaggcctCCACTGCAGAGAGAAGTGGCCAGAGAGGCCCACAGGACAGCCAGGGACAGGCATGCGGCCAGGGTTCTGGGGCTTGGGCAGGGGCTGCCAGGCCCCGTGACGGGAGGACTTCGAGCCCCTGGCCCGGGGAGAGGGCCATGGTGCTGCCTGACCAACATGTCAGCCGAGGTGCGGCTGAGGCAGCTCCAGCAACTGGTGCTGGACCCCGGCTTCCTGGGACTGGAGCCCCTACTCGACCTTCTCCTGGGCGTCCACCAGGAGCTGGGTGCCTCCGACTTGGCCCAGAACAAGTATGTGGCCGACTTCTTGCAGTGGGGTGAGTGGCTGCCTGCATGGGCTCCCCCTGCCTGgggcaggaagcagaggcaggaggtgggTCTGGGTGCAGGGGCTGGCCATTGCCGGGCAGGAGGGACTGTATGGAGGTCCTCCCATTCTGGGGCCCACAGCTTGGACTTGGGTCCTGGGGCAACGTGCCCCTACCCTGTGCCATCCTGAGGGCAGAGGAAGGTCAGCAGAGGCCAAAACAGCCATGACTTGGAACCATAGCTCAGGAGTTAATAGGCTAGGCTGGATACAGTCTCCCATGGCCTCCTGCGCTTCTTCCCTCAGTCTAGGCCTAGGGACATGCCAGGAGCTCCGTCTCTTAGCCCCCCCCTCCCTAATCCCCCCATATGGGCCCTGTGGTCCTCATCCCTGGTTTCCTACTACACAGAGCAGGCCGGGAGGGACAGCATGTAGCAACTGCCAGGGGTGCGGCCAATGGGCAGGTGTTTGGCGCCAGCCTCTCCAGCTGCCCCAACAGGTGCCCAGGCACTGGGAGGGCTCAGTGACTCACACAGGCCCTGAGGGATGACCAGCTCTGCAGATAGGCCACTGGCACCCTCTTTCCACACCCTGGATTGAGGAGGAACAACTTCGGGTTCCTCTGGGTGCCTCTTTTCTCAGTAGGTCCTATGTCTCATTCCCAAGGTCTTGGTCCCTACTAGCCTGCATGGATCAGCCTGCCATTCCCCTCTGGTTCCCTATGTTTTTTAGTTCTCTTGGTTCGGGACCTCCAACCTTCTAGTTGTCCCACAAAGTCCCTTCCTACCAGGTCTTTCCAGGCCCCTGGGACAGGTCCAGAGGGAAGGTGCTTCAACTTCAGCTTCCTGCCTTGTCTGCTCCCCATGCATCCTCAGCCCAGGACTCAGGCTTACATTCTTGTCAACCCTAACCCCGCCACTCTGGccccccaccatgcctggccctcagTGGTTTGCTCTTGGTCTTCTTGTCCACCTTCTGGGGCTCTTTCTTGTCTTGCAAGTGTCCATCTCTTCTGACCCAGGCCCTGCTCTTATCCCTCCCTCCATTTCACGGATGGGAAGGTGGAGGCCAAGGGCCAGGCCACTCAGCCTCCCCAAGAACCTTTCCCTACTGCCCCTAGCCTTTATGATTTTCCTAGCCACCCTGGTGCACAGATGAAGTTGGGCTGGTAGGGTAAGCTGAGACCTGGGGTTGGGTAGGGGTCTGGCTGTCCTGTGAGGAGCACTCCTTTTGTGGCTTGAGCTGCATCCTGCGCCCCTCCCCTGCCAAGCCtctggggcgggggagggggccTGGGTTCCCGCTGCCTTAAAAGGGCTCAATGTCTTggcattctcctccctcccccgtCCTTAGCCCTGGCTGGTTCTTCTCGGCTGGCCCACTCTCTCTGAGCCCCCCAGAATGTGCTGGGGCCTCTCTCCTTTGTAAAtccctctgtctcctctcttTTCTGCTCACACTCATCCCTCTCTCCGTTCTTCTACTTCTTTCACCCAGTAGGAGCTCAGGCCTACCTCTCCCCACAGTGCATTAGTTTCTGGCCTCCACCCTGGCCCGTCCCCTTCCCAAACTGCCCTAATTAATGCTGTAGGACCTTAACCTTTCTGATGGCCATCTGTAAATAAGGGGTAGCGTTAAAGTCCTCCTTGTTGGGAGTATATGAATCCAGGATGGGTGCCCACGCTGGCTTTGTCTCCTCCCAGCCCCAAATCTAGGGTTTCCTAAAGTGTGGTCCAAGAACCCCTGCATGTGAATCTGGAGGTACTGGTTACAACTGCATGTTCTGGGGTATAACCCCGGACATAATAAATGAGAACCTCAGGGTGGGGCCTGGGCCTGGCACCTCCACCATCACCTGGAGTTAGGATAGAGGacctgaagcccagagaggtctAAGAACAGTCTTATTTCCTTCTCCCGGCTCTTCAGCATCACTCCTTCTCCAGACATTTGTTAGCTCACTCCCTCCATCCCACTTGCCACTGGAGCCACCTGGCCCAATGCCCTGTCCCCAAAAGGGGCTCCCAGGCACCTTACCTATGGGAGGGCACTTTTGGGTCCTCCAGACCTCACAGTGTATTTGGGGATGTCCATGGGAGACAGTCCTAAGGTGAAacaggtggagagaggggagacTGAGGGACAGAGGATGGGACTTCACCCTGGGTCTTTAGTCGGTCCCATCGACCCTGAgatctgcctccccacccccagcggAGCCTGTCGTGGGGAAGCTTAAGGAGGTCCGACTGCAGAGGGATGACTTCGAGATTCTGAAAGTGATAGGACGTGGAGCGTTCAGCGAGGTGAGCCCTGCATAGCAGTGGGAACGCTGCCTGGCAGGAGTGGGGACTTACTGGTGATGGGCGGGACATAGAGGTTCAGGGCGGGGCCTAAGAAATTGATGAATGACTGAACCTTAGAACTTAGAGCTGGGTTGAGGGCGGGGCTCGGGACCAGTGGGCGGGTGCTGTCTTGGGGTGTGGTGCCACAACTGGGTGGAACTAGGGGTGGAGTCTGGtctggagctctttttctggccACCTCCATCCCTGTCATCTTGTTTTGGCCATCAGGTAGCAGTGGTGAAGATGAAGCAGACGGGCCAGGTGTACGCCATGAAGATCATGAACAAGTGGGACATGCTGAAGAGAGGCGAGGTGGGGATGGGGCTTGTGGTGGGGGGTCCTGGAGGGTCTGCCCCTTTCACCTGCTGCAGCTCCTAGGGTACCCTCCAGGTGTCATGCTTCCGTGAAGAGAGGGATGTGTTGGTGAATGGCGACCGGCGCTGGATCACACAGCTGCACTTCGCCTTCCAGGATGAGAACTACCTGGTGAGTTCCAGGCCAGGTAGCTGGGAACAGAGATGGATGCCCAGGCTGTCAGTTAGCCACTGGAGGGGAGAGGAAGCGCTGGGATTGGGGGAGCTGTCCCAAAATGCCTAGGAGCAGTCTGTGTGTGTGCTAGGAGTTTGTCTCAGGTAGAAGCCAGGCCACTTTACCTGGGAAGGGAGATTATTAATGTCCCTTACAGATCTTTGCCTGGGCTTCGTCTGGGGGACTCTAGTATAAGATGCATCTGTTGCGGGAGTCCCTTACCTGGAATGGGGTAGCTCTCCAGGAGTTCTGTCTTAGGCACTAACTGGACGGGGAGTTACCTGAGATCTATATTTTCCCCTGAATATCTCAGAGAGAGTGAATCTGTCCTGTGACATCCTAGGAGAGGTAGGGGTCGGGGGGAGTTCGTGGCAGTGAGTGGGTTGGTCTCCCATTTGGCCTGGGGTATCTCTGGGGTCTCTTAGGGCTGGGGCCGCGAGGTCTCCGCCCAAGGATAGGGTGCCTTTGGGAGTCTTTGTCCCAGGACTACCGACCACTCATGACACGCCCCCTGCAGTACCTGGTCATGGAGTACTACGTGGGTGGGGACCTGCTAACACTGCTGAGCAAGTTTGGGGAGCGGATCCCAGCGGAAATGGCGCGCTTCTACCTGGCTGAGGCAGTCATGGCTGTAGACTCCGTGCACCGACTGGGCTATGTGCACAGGTGGGTGGGGCCGGGCCTGAGGGGCGGGGCCAGGAGGGGGATAGCAAAGCTTGTCTCCTGGTATTTGGAGCTCAGAGAGAGCAAGCCTTAGAGAGGAACCTCCTTGATTGGAGCCCACTGAGGACGGGAGTTGGGAGTGAGGCCCAGAACTGTAGAAACCTCAAAAAGCAAAACCTGGGGAGGTAGAGGCCCGAAACGTTGCTGGCAGTGGAGGCGTCAGAACCTTGCAGGATGAAGGGAGGGAGGCTCACTTAATCCTTCATTCCTTCCCTGAGCACAGGGACATCAAACCAGACAACATCTTGTTGGACCGCTGTGGCCACATTCGCTTGGCTGACTTTGGCTCCTGCCTCAAGCTGCGGGCAGATGGAACGGTGAGCGGGTGCGACTGCTACAGGAACAACTCAGAGCGCCCATGAGGGGGCAGGGAAGTTCAGTGTGGGAGCAGGCCCGGGCACATGGGCAGTGCTAGGGCAGGAGGGAACCGGATGTGGAGTGGAAAGGAAGCGAATAGGCCTAAGTATGCATGGTGTGGAGCAGGTTTAGACCAGGCAGAGGGAGGGCATCAGCATTTGTCACATAATTGGAAGGGGCCTGAGCTCGTGGGCAGGGTTGGGCCAGAACCCAGAATTTAGGCTCAAGCCCAACTCTGGCCCTGTTGGCACAGGTTCGGTCGCTGGTGG is a genomic window containing:
- the DMWD gene encoding dystrophia myotonica WD repeat-containing protein isoform X1: MAAGGAEGGAGPGAAMGDCAEIKSQFRTREGFYKLLPGDCAARRSGPASAQTPAPPQPPQPPPGPASASGPGAAGPASSPLPSGPGPGPALPAVRLSLVRLGEPDSAGAGEPPATPAGLGAGGDRVCFNLGRELYFYPGCCRRGSQRSIDLNKPIDKRIYKGTQPTCHDFNQFTAATETISLLVGFSAGQVQYLDLIKKDTSKLFNEERLIDKTKVTYLKWLPESESLFLASHASGHLYLYNVSHPCASAPPQYSLLKQGEGFSVYAAKSKAPRNPLAKWAVGEGPLNEFAFSPDGRHLACVSQDGCLRVFHFDSMLLRGLMKSYFGGLLCVCWSPDGRYVVTGGEDDLVTVWSFTEGRVVARGHGHKSWVNAVAFDPYTTRAEEAAPTANGDGERSGEEDEPEAVGTGSGGGVPLSPLPKTGSITYRFGSAGQDTQFCLWDLTEDVLHPHPPLARTRTLPGTPGTTPPAASSSRGGEPGPGPLPRSLSRSNSLPHPAGGGKAGGPGGAAEPGTPFSIGRFATLTLQERRDRGAEKEHKRYHSLGNISRGGSGGGGSGDKPSGPTPRSRLDPTKVLGTALCPRIHEVPLLEPLVCKKIAQERLTVLLFLEDCIITACQEGLICTWARPGKAFTDEETETQTGEGSWPRSPSKSVVEGISSQPGNSPSGTVV
- the DMWD gene encoding dystrophia myotonica WD repeat-containing protein isoform X2 — protein: MAAGGAEGGAGPGAAMGDCAEIKSQFRTREGFYKLLPGDCAARRSGPASAQTPAPPQPPQPPPGPASASGPGAAGPASSPLPSGPGPGPALPAVRLSLVRLGEPDSAGAGEPPATPAGLGAGGDRVCFNLGRELYFYPGCCRRGSQRSIDLNKPIDKRIYKGTQPTCHDFNQFTAATETISLLVGFSAGQVQYLDLIKKDTSKLFNEERLIDKTKVTYLKWLPESESLFLASHASGHLYLYNVSHPCASAPPQYSLLKQGEGFSVYAAKSKAPRNPLAKWAVGEGPLNEFAFSPDGRHLACVSQDGCLRVFHFDSMLLRGLMKSYFGGLLCVCWSPDGRYVVTGGEDDLVTVWSFTEGRVVARGHGHKSWVNAVAFDPYTTRAEEAAPTANGDGERSGEEDEPEAVGTGSGGGVPLSPLPKTGSITYRFGSAGQDTQFCLWDLTEDVLHPHPPLARTRTLPGTPGTTPPAASSSRGGEPGPGPLPRSLSRSNSLPHPAGGGKAGGPGGAAEPGTPFSIGRFATLTLQERRDRGAEKEHKRYHSLGNISRGGSGGGGSGDKPSGPTPRSRLDPTKVLGTALCPRIHEVPLLEPLVCKKIAQERLTVLLFLEDCIITACQEGLICTWARPGKAGISSQPGNSPSGTVV